In Passer domesticus isolate bPasDom1 unplaced genomic scaffold, bPasDom1.hap1 HAP1_SCAFFOLD_44, whole genome shotgun sequence, a single window of DNA contains:
- the LOC135292736 gene encoding serine/threonine-protein kinase pim-1-like, with protein PPAGKAQEALQQRYRLGSLLGRGGFGSVWSGTRLSDGAPVAIKRVPRNRIRHWSELPDGTSAPLEVVLQDKVSTGFPGVIQLLEWLELPSDIVMVLERPEQSQDLLHFIQARGFLHEEVAQPLFRQVLEAVQHCTSCGVLHRDIKPENILVDLATGQAKLIDFGCGTYLQDTAYTHFAGTPSYSPPEWTRFGWYHGEPATIWSLGILLHQMVCGKMPFRRGWNFSWGQLSLPQRLSPECQNLIGWCLSMHPLARPSLEEVFSHPWMQDIPLP; from the exons ccgcccgcagggaaggcgcaggaggccctgcagcagcgctaccgcctgggttccctgctggggcgcggcggattcggcagcgtctggtCGGggacgcggctctcggacggcgccccg gtcgccatcaaaagggtgccacggaatcgcatccggcactggagcgagctg cccgacggcaccagcgctcccctggaggttgtgctgcaggacaaggtgtccactggcttccccggtgtcatccagctgctggagtggcttgagctccccagcgacattgtcatggtgctggagcggccagagcagtctcaggacctcctgcatttcattcaagCACGGGGGTTCCTGCACGAGGAGGTGGCGCAGccgctgttccgccaggtgctcGAGGCCGtgcagcactgcaccagctgcggggtcctccACAGGGatatcaaaccagagaacatcctggttgacctggccaccgggcaggcaaagctgattgactttggctgtggcacctacctgcaagacacagcctacactcactttgcag gaacaccatcatacagccccccggaatggacccgctttggctggtaccatggcgagccagctaccatctggtccctgggcatcctgctgcaccagatggtctgtgggaagatgcctttcaggaggggctggaacttcagctggggccagctctcgctgccacaacggctctctccag agtgccaaaatctgatcgggtggtgtttatccatgcaccccttggccagaccctcattagaagaggtgttcagtcatccttggatgcaggatattcctctgccctag
- the LOC135292709 gene encoding olfactory receptor 1f45-like yields NSLIISAVACGHHLHTPMFFFLLNLALSDLGSICTTVPKAMHNSLWDTSTISYKGCASQLFFLYFFLSAEYFLLTIMCYDRYVSICKPLHYGTLLGSRIFRAVLRIPSEQGGHKAFPTCLARLAVVSLFVSTVIFAHLKPPSISSPSLDLSVSVLYSVVSPALNPLIYSLRNQELKDALRKMMTVSFQKH; encoded by the exons aacagcctcatcatcagcgccgtagcctgcggccaccacctgcacacgcccatgttcttcttcctgctcaacctggccctcagcgacctgggctccatctgcaccactgtccccaaagccatgcacaattccctctgggacaccagcaccatctcctacaaaggatgtgcttctcagctcttttttttgtatttcttcctgtcagcagagtatttcctcctgaccatcatgtgctatgaCCGCtatgtgtccatctgcaaacccctgcactacgggaccctcctgggcagcaga atcttcagggctgtgcttaggataccctctgagcagggagggCACAAAGCCTTTCCCACCTGCCTCGCTCGCCTGGCTGTGGTGTCTCTGTTTGTCAGCACTGTTATCTTTGCtcacctgaagcccccctccatctcgtccccatccctggatctctcagtctctgttctgtactcggtggtgtcTCCAGCCCtcaaccccctcatctacagcctgaggaaccaggagctcaaggatgccctgaggaaaatgatgactgtatcttttcagaaacattaa